The Geoglobus acetivorans genome window below encodes:
- a CDS encoding DUF1102 domain-containing protein, which yields MFERLVGVVLLIGALVFALGIGADFASYDADRSVHVAVVADDQELIDLDPGQPYAYIGDDGKLYIDISENNDNYPDGGGLGISPDAKYSFDCMFNVSNHLWEENVTINVTITSNNDLVKLYTNDPDEASTSINFNVPQGEEVCVGMSFDGDGKSPGDSIEGQLTIHAEPAE from the coding sequence ATGTTCGAAAGGCTTGTGGGAGTCGTGCTCCTGATTGGAGCACTTGTGTTTGCCTTAGGGATTGGGGCAGATTTTGCCAGCTATGACGCCGACAGAAGCGTGCATGTTGCGGTCGTGGCTGACGATCAGGAATTAATTGATCTGGATCCCGGGCAGCCGTATGCATACATAGGAGATGACGGAAAACTGTACATCGACATAAGCGAAAACAACGACAACTATCCTGACGGCGGTGGTCTTGGAATTAGCCCGGATGCAAAGTACTCGTTTGACTGCATGTTCAACGTTTCAAACCACCTGTGGGAGGAGAACGTAACGATAAACGTGACGATCACATCCAACAACGATCTGGTCAAGCTGTACACGAATGACCCAGACGAAGCAAGCACATCTATCAACTTCAACGTTCCACAGGGAGAGGAAGTCTGCGTTGGAATGAGCTTTGATGGAGACGGGAAATCACCCGGAGATAGCATAGAGGGACAGCTAACAATACATGCTGAACCTGCCGAGTAA
- a CDS encoding winged helix-turn-helix domain-containing protein — protein sequence MRRTRFDIVVDIICTLMNGGANKTRIVYNANLNFHLVEKYLKYLKDKGLISEKQVNGKTLYFPTEKGVELVQIYRRLSEEDFIDGKITKYR from the coding sequence ATGCGCCGTACGAGATTCGACATAGTGGTGGACATAATCTGCACGTTAATGAATGGTGGTGCAAACAAAACCAGGATAGTTTACAATGCCAACCTGAACTTTCATCTCGTCGAGAAGTATCTGAAATATCTAAAAGATAAGGGATTAATCTCAGAAAAGCAGGTTAATGGAAAAACACTCTATTTTCCCACAGAAAAGGGTGTTGAACTCGTCCAGATATACAGAAGGCTTTCCGAAGAAGATTTTATAGATGGAAAAATAACGAAATACAGATAA
- a CDS encoding DUF7344 domain-containing protein, giving the protein MNSLTSIISNERRKLLLRYLLHNNGRATLEDVITYICEKEGDPQKRNRKSVYISLKQTHIPKLERARIVYYDRSSNMLHLEERYLNDVKMYIEFVEGGDISWSKYYLVLGSISAAGSLLVMDTLAIVISIALVTSSLLQTMKVRKVF; this is encoded by the coding sequence ATGAACAGTCTTACTTCGATCATATCCAATGAAAGGAGGAAACTCCTCCTGAGGTATCTCCTGCACAACAACGGTCGGGCAACCCTTGAGGACGTCATCACATACATCTGCGAAAAAGAGGGCGATCCTCAAAAGAGAAACAGAAAAAGCGTCTATATCAGCCTGAAGCAAACCCACATACCCAAGCTCGAAAGAGCCAGAATAGTATATTACGACAGATCGAGCAACATGCTGCATCTCGAAGAGAGATACCTCAACGATGTGAAGATGTATATAGAATTTGTCGAGGGTGGAGATATAAGCTGGAGCAAGTATTACCTGGTTCTCGGCAGCATATCTGCTGCAGGAAGCCTGCTGGTTATGGATACTCTTGCAATTGTCATATCCATAGCACTGGTAACGAGCTCTTTACTTCAGACAATGAAGGTCAGAAAGGTTTTCTAA
- a CDS encoding sugar phosphate nucleotidyltransferase, which yields MKAVIMAGGYATRLWPITKTKAKPLLPLGKKTIIDHIYEKIKPFGFDIIVSTNLRFRDDFEQWADDKDVELVIENTTKEEEKLGAVRALHEVTSTFDDEVLVIAGDNIFSFGLDDFITRYEEIKKPLIALYDVGDYDLARRYGIAILNGEKIVSFEEKPEKPKSTLAGIGIYALDRETKDMLGDYVRGERKDNLGDFISWLIDRREVYGFVFDNGNWYDVGNPDSYLGAMKVYLTHSVSEDVEIDRTSKIIEPVVIEEGVKIRRRSIIGPYAYIGRNCEIEASDISDSVIFDDVILRKTKVWRSIIDEKCEIRNLELSGSIIGGHAKIQRGE from the coding sequence ATGAAGGCAGTGATAATGGCAGGTGGATACGCAACGAGACTGTGGCCCATAACCAAAACCAAGGCCAAACCACTTCTTCCCCTCGGGAAAAAAACCATAATCGATCACATTTACGAGAAAATAAAACCGTTCGGTTTTGACATAATTGTCTCTACGAATCTCAGGTTCAGGGATGACTTCGAGCAATGGGCTGATGACAAGGACGTTGAGCTTGTGATAGAAAACACAACAAAAGAGGAGGAAAAGCTCGGAGCGGTGAGAGCGCTGCATGAGGTTACAAGCACGTTTGATGATGAGGTTCTGGTTATTGCCGGAGACAACATATTCTCTTTCGGGCTTGACGATTTTATAACCCGGTATGAGGAAATAAAAAAACCGCTCATAGCCCTGTACGATGTGGGAGACTACGATCTTGCCAGAAGGTATGGTATAGCCATCCTCAATGGAGAAAAAATTGTTTCATTTGAAGAGAAACCGGAGAAGCCGAAAAGCACACTTGCAGGCATAGGGATCTATGCGCTCGACAGAGAGACCAAGGACATGCTCGGAGATTATGTCAGGGGAGAGAGAAAGGACAACTTAGGAGACTTCATTTCATGGCTGATTGACAGGAGAGAGGTTTACGGGTTCGTTTTCGACAACGGTAACTGGTACGATGTCGGAAACCCGGACAGCTATCTCGGAGCAATGAAGGTGTACCTCACACACAGCGTCAGCGAGGATGTTGAGATCGACAGAACGTCAAAGATTATCGAGCCGGTTGTCATTGAAGAGGGCGTGAAGATAAGGAGAAGGAGTATCATCGGACCCTACGCATACATAGGCAGGAACTGTGAGATTGAGGCGAGTGATATCAGCGATTCGGTTATCTTTGATGACGTCATACTGAGGAAAACGAAGGTCTGGAGGAGTATAATTGACGAGAAGTGTGAAATCAGGAACCTCGAGCTCAGTGGCTCAATCATAGGGGGACATGCAAAAATCCAGAGGGGAGAATGA
- a CDS encoding DUF5305 family protein, translating to MKRVKIVTEIFLILAVLSAYFLISYWDIPDEEKMKKRVGSFGVEVRFVPVAEITSPTIIFGDKDTIRGGDTFFANLVKRFWLEYEIKASPGVTGDYSIRMYLKPSESKVLPEWRKELPYSYEGVIDGKQSGKISVDIFYVKQLWDRIQKETGLNYNTPIVEIETTVNIMGNINGEKIRSEYRHISSMTVGKTLKFANLEFSKSENIERDVVVQNYISTPFGNAKPSTIKTVLVAVLVTSASAILTLNKELIMGGINSKINNGRLDRKFRKKYDSLIVQARKISPTAGNTVFLRSLEDVGKIAYELESPIIETDEYLAVMSNGNAYIYRKGDGNEKKK from the coding sequence ATGAAACGCGTAAAGATTGTCACGGAAATATTCCTGATTCTTGCAGTATTATCTGCCTACTTCCTGATATCCTACTGGGACATACCTGACGAGGAGAAAATGAAAAAGAGAGTGGGGTCATTCGGGGTTGAAGTCAGATTCGTTCCTGTTGCTGAGATAACCTCCCCAACCATAATCTTCGGAGATAAAGATACCATCAGAGGAGGGGATACATTCTTCGCAAATCTCGTTAAGAGATTCTGGCTCGAATACGAAATTAAGGCATCTCCAGGTGTTACGGGAGATTATTCAATCAGAATGTACCTGAAACCTTCAGAAAGCAAGGTTCTCCCTGAATGGAGGAAAGAACTGCCTTACAGCTATGAAGGCGTGATTGATGGCAAGCAGTCAGGAAAAATTTCTGTAGACATCTTCTACGTCAAACAGCTCTGGGACAGAATTCAAAAGGAGACAGGACTCAACTACAACACTCCGATTGTCGAAATCGAAACTACAGTAAACATAATGGGCAACATCAACGGGGAGAAAATCAGGAGCGAGTACAGGCATATTTCCTCGATGACGGTGGGAAAGACACTGAAGTTTGCTAATCTGGAGTTCAGCAAAAGCGAGAATATTGAAAGGGATGTCGTCGTTCAGAACTACATCTCCACCCCATTCGGCAATGCAAAGCCTTCCACCATCAAGACAGTACTTGTGGCTGTTCTCGTTACAAGCGCATCAGCAATACTGACCCTGAACAAAGAGCTCATAATGGGAGGAATAAACTCGAAGATAAACAATGGCAGACTTGACAGGAAGTTCAGAAAGAAGTACGATTCCCTGATAGTACAGGCGAGAAAGATATCTCCGACTGCAGGAAACACAGTTTTTCTCAGAAGTCTTGAAGACGTTGGAAAAATAGCCTATGAGCTTGAATCCCCGATTATAGAAACTGATGAGTACCTCGCCGTGATGTCGAACGGGAATGCATACATTTACAGAAAGGGTGATGGAAATGAAAAAAAGAAGTGA
- a CDS encoding YbaK/EbsC family protein, whose translation MPLSSDWLREYVMSMGIDAEIVEVGKASTVKEAAEALGCSRRQIVKSIVLVAGDEPVVAIVDGASSVDLERVSSILGIPVRIAGKDEVLRLTGFRAGGVPPIGHTCKIILDERVLEMERVYGGGGDEGHLLHIRSRDIVRECTAVARIRK comes from the coding sequence ATGCCTCTCTCATCGGATTGGCTCAGGGAATACGTCATGAGCATGGGTATTGATGCGGAGATTGTTGAGGTGGGAAAAGCTTCTACTGTAAAAGAGGCTGCGGAGGCGCTTGGGTGCAGCAGGAGGCAGATTGTAAAATCCATTGTGCTTGTTGCCGGAGATGAACCTGTTGTGGCAATTGTTGATGGTGCCTCGTCGGTTGACCTTGAGCGGGTGAGCAGCATTCTTGGTATCCCTGTCAGGATTGCGGGGAAAGATGAAGTCCTCCGGCTAACTGGATTTCGGGCTGGCGGAGTACCTCCTATTGGACATACCTGCAAAATTATCCTTGATGAGCGGGTTCTGGAGATGGAGCGAGTTTATGGCGGTGGGGGTGACGAGGGACATTTGCTCCATATTCGCTCCCGGGACATTGTTCGGGAATGCACGGCAGTTGCGAGAATCAGGAAATAG
- the ilvC gene encoding ketol-acid reductoisomerase has product MAKIYYDGDADLELLKGKNVAVIGYGSQGHAHALNLKESGVDVVVGLYEGSKSWKVAEKDGLVVKTVEKASEEADVIMMLIPDTVQPAVYKKYVHEALEEGNMLMFAHGFNIHYQQIIPPSYVDVTMVAPKSPGHIVRRMYQEGKGVPALVAVHQDYSGKALDLALAYAKAIGCTRAGVIETTFREETETDLFGEQVDLCGGVAELIKATWETMVEAGYQPEVAYFEALHELKLIVDLIYEGGIYAMWYSVSDTAKYGGMTRGKRIINESVKEEMRKILKEIQSGEFAREWILENMAGRPSYSRLLEMEKNHPIEEVGKELRKMMPWLKGIDTE; this is encoded by the coding sequence ATGGCAAAGATTTACTATGACGGAGATGCAGACCTGGAGCTTTTGAAGGGAAAGAATGTGGCAGTTATCGGTTATGGCAGCCAGGGGCATGCCCACGCTTTAAACCTGAAAGAGAGTGGCGTGGATGTTGTGGTTGGGCTTTATGAGGGAAGTAAAAGCTGGAAAGTGGCAGAGAAAGACGGTCTTGTGGTTAAGACAGTTGAAAAGGCCAGCGAAGAAGCGGATGTTATCATGATGCTCATCCCCGATACTGTACAGCCTGCCGTTTACAAAAAATACGTCCATGAGGCGCTCGAGGAGGGCAACATGCTGATGTTTGCTCACGGGTTCAACATTCACTACCAGCAGATAATCCCGCCAAGCTATGTTGATGTTACAATGGTGGCTCCAAAAAGCCCCGGACATATTGTGAGGAGGATGTATCAGGAGGGCAAGGGAGTTCCCGCTCTCGTTGCCGTTCACCAGGACTACAGCGGAAAGGCGCTCGATCTCGCTTTAGCTTACGCAAAAGCAATCGGGTGCACGAGGGCTGGAGTGATTGAAACCACGTTCAGGGAGGAGACCGAGACCGACCTCTTTGGAGAGCAGGTGGATCTGTGCGGTGGTGTTGCAGAACTGATCAAAGCAACCTGGGAAACTATGGTTGAGGCGGGATATCAGCCTGAGGTGGCTTACTTTGAGGCTCTCCACGAGCTGAAGCTTATTGTGGATCTGATCTACGAGGGCGGAATCTATGCAATGTGGTATTCTGTCAGCGACACGGCAAAGTATGGTGGCATGACGAGAGGCAAGAGAATCATTAACGAATCCGTGAAGGAAGAGATGAGAAAGATCCTTAAGGAGATCCAGAGTGGCGAGTTCGCAAGGGAATGGATTCTTGAAAACATGGCAGGAAGGCCAAGCTATTCCAGACTCCTTGAAATGGAAAAGAATCATCCCATCGAAGAGGTTGGGAAGGAACTCAGGAAAATGATGCCATGGCTTAAGGGAATAGACACCGAATAA
- a CDS encoding winged helix-turn-helix domain-containing protein, whose product MKKRSELEIMVSILEIAQDEVLKTRIVYGSNLNFKIATRYIDRLSELELIVKYRKEGKTYYKTTDKGLKFIRKYKEMF is encoded by the coding sequence ATGAAAAAAAGAAGTGAACTTGAAATAATGGTCAGCATACTCGAAATTGCGCAGGATGAAGTTTTAAAGACCAGGATAGTCTACGGTTCAAACCTCAACTTCAAGATAGCAACAAGATACATCGACCGCCTTTCGGAATTGGAACTCATAGTGAAATATCGGAAAGAAGGAAAGACATATTACAAAACCACCGATAAAGGTTTGAAATTCATAAGAAAATACAAGGAAATGTTCTGA
- a CDS encoding DUF1102 domain-containing protein, with product MPQSNPKRIWTFTGLLVMLLIASAYVIGITATFTEYTATRNYSIAVVSDDQELIDLKPLQPYAYIGQDGKLYIDFSTNNPEWDEGKGEGLSPDSKYAFDRVFEISNNLWDGVCINVTVTSEPEEIKTYLEDYLNASQKTVLQILPGERKEIGLLIESKELGSIDGRLRIHAEPCNGVVPTPTPSPSPTPEETPTPTPTPVPQNFEWRVELPERAPKGDIVFMFDVTGSMLEELNQAKVSAIDLMSDIRLLIQDSRFGVASLADYPRLYLYSENYGYGWPYGKNYGAPGDYPWRMDSDLTYDINAAAGAINDLEIKNGLDEPEPYAYAIHKAMSEMSWRDDARKILVILGDAPPHNMPNGLSVFENNYGGDPGDDWLMNTSDDVDYVNTVNSANDFGLTIISIYAGRDDEFSDDARTNFMYMADMTDGAYAELQGDLSALPTIIENKIKEVAEQPIGNLTLRASAPPGWIVTWTPDKYTNVAWGSQVTFSIQITPPEPHAPQTITIELLADDIVIDTIDILVS from the coding sequence ATGCCACAATCTAATCCAAAAAGGATTTGGACATTTACAGGACTGCTGGTAATGCTCCTCATAGCATCAGCATACGTTATTGGTATAACGGCAACATTCACAGAATATACTGCAACGAGAAACTACAGCATCGCTGTTGTATCTGACGATCAGGAACTGATAGACCTCAAACCCCTCCAGCCCTATGCATATATCGGGCAGGATGGAAAGCTGTACATAGACTTCAGCACAAACAACCCAGAGTGGGATGAAGGAAAGGGAGAGGGCCTCAGTCCGGATAGCAAATACGCATTCGACAGGGTCTTTGAAATTTCAAACAACCTGTGGGACGGTGTCTGCATAAACGTAACCGTAACCTCAGAACCTGAAGAGATCAAAACATATCTTGAGGACTATCTAAACGCATCCCAGAAAACCGTTTTGCAGATACTTCCCGGAGAGAGGAAGGAGATCGGTCTCCTTATAGAGTCTAAAGAGCTTGGAAGTATAGATGGAAGACTCAGAATTCATGCAGAGCCGTGCAACGGTGTTGTGCCAACCCCAACGCCGTCCCCATCACCAACACCGGAAGAGACTCCAACACCCACTCCGACACCGGTACCGCAAAACTTTGAATGGAGGGTTGAACTTCCGGAGAGAGCTCCCAAGGGCGACATAGTGTTCATGTTCGACGTAACGGGCAGCATGCTGGAAGAGCTGAATCAGGCAAAGGTCAGTGCGATAGACCTGATGAGTGACATACGACTTCTGATTCAGGATTCACGATTCGGTGTTGCGAGCCTCGCAGATTATCCAAGACTGTACCTCTACTCCGAAAACTACGGCTATGGATGGCCATACGGTAAAAATTACGGAGCTCCCGGAGACTATCCGTGGAGAATGGATTCAGATCTGACCTACGACATAAACGCTGCAGCAGGTGCGATTAACGACCTTGAAATCAAAAATGGGCTCGACGAGCCTGAGCCGTACGCTTATGCGATCCACAAGGCGATGAGTGAGATGAGCTGGAGAGATGACGCAAGGAAAATACTGGTCATACTCGGAGACGCTCCGCCCCACAACATGCCAAACGGCCTGAGTGTTTTCGAAAACAACTATGGTGGAGACCCCGGGGACGACTGGCTCATGAACACTTCAGATGATGTTGACTACGTGAACACCGTCAACTCTGCTAATGACTTCGGATTGACGATAATATCAATCTACGCAGGCAGAGACGACGAGTTCAGCGATGATGCAAGAACAAACTTCATGTACATGGCAGACATGACCGACGGCGCCTATGCCGAGCTGCAGGGAGATTTGAGCGCTTTACCAACAATCATTGAAAACAAGATAAAAGAGGTTGCGGAACAGCCAATCGGGAACCTGACCCTGAGGGCCAGCGCTCCACCGGGATGGATTGTTACATGGACTCCTGACAAGTACACGAATGTGGCGTGGGGCAGCCAGGTTACGTTTTCAATTCAGATAACTCCACCGGAGCCGCATGCTCCTCAAACGATAACAATAGAACTGCTTGCAGACGACATCGTGATAGATACCATAGACATTCTGGTGTCATGA
- a CDS encoding signal peptidase I, with amino-acid sequence MRRGLALIISISILVFSFSTVLGALMNRPVFVSYITSNSMEPTLSKGDLIFMTPVFFSLEKGDIIVFYSNGEWVCHRIFSEISGGYITKGDNNIATDQQSGKDLVKREFIAGKVITFLDRPVKIPQVGNYVSEVSEFAWNHKTLMVAVFFLAGLAEIMLGGDKKRRKKRRSRKSLRLHSDQVFLILTFSLLLLTTFSGTIWIGNEKIQYGVTSAGGLREEWVLPGQVFQRNLTVSNNLHYPMIYAVKGGGNSAIDEYFVLWPGESKTLTVTIKAPIETRLYEEKILVAKYFPLLPPEIAYRLFSINEYIPVLMIDLEILAVLTIIHMFSGEKKYYRIRMQPGLFKRKMRNFQLK; translated from the coding sequence ATGAGGAGAGGGCTTGCGCTCATAATAAGCATTTCAATCCTGGTTTTCTCATTTTCTACAGTTCTCGGGGCTCTCATGAACAGACCGGTTTTCGTGTCGTATATAACCTCAAACAGCATGGAGCCGACACTGAGCAAGGGGGACCTGATTTTCATGACTCCCGTATTTTTCAGCCTTGAAAAAGGCGACATAATCGTATTTTACTCAAATGGAGAATGGGTCTGTCACAGAATTTTTTCAGAAATTTCGGGAGGATATATAACCAAAGGAGACAACAATATCGCCACCGATCAGCAGAGCGGAAAGGATCTCGTAAAAAGAGAGTTTATAGCAGGTAAGGTGATAACATTCCTCGACAGACCTGTTAAGATTCCGCAGGTTGGGAATTACGTAAGCGAAGTTTCCGAATTCGCATGGAACCACAAAACGCTGATGGTGGCGGTGTTCTTCCTGGCAGGCTTGGCCGAAATCATGCTGGGGGGTGACAAGAAGCGCAGAAAAAAGAGAAGATCGAGGAAATCACTCAGACTCCATTCAGATCAGGTTTTTCTAATCCTAACATTCAGCCTTCTGCTCCTCACAACATTCTCTGGAACGATATGGATTGGAAATGAGAAGATACAGTACGGTGTAACCTCAGCAGGTGGTTTGAGGGAGGAATGGGTGCTTCCCGGACAGGTGTTCCAGAGGAATCTGACGGTCTCCAACAACCTGCACTATCCAATGATCTATGCTGTAAAGGGTGGTGGAAATTCCGCCATAGATGAATATTTTGTTCTGTGGCCAGGAGAGTCAAAAACCCTCACAGTAACCATAAAGGCCCCAATAGAGACAAGACTGTATGAGGAAAAAATACTTGTTGCAAAGTATTTTCCATTGCTGCCCCCTGAGATAGCCTACAGACTGTTCTCAATAAACGAATATATCCCCGTACTCATGATTGACCTCGAAATACTCGCTGTTCTGACGATTATCCACATGTTCAGTGGAGAGAAAAAGTACTACAGGATAAGGATGCAGCCAGGACTCTTCAAACGAAAAATGAGAAACTTCCAGTTGAAGTGA
- a CDS encoding helix-turn-helix domain-containing protein has protein sequence MEITIDEAFVNALRDYGLTTYEAKAYYVLLSVGEASAGTVAKLSAIPQQRIYDTLSSLERKGFIQVRHTNPKKYAPLSVRRALVNRIRQLSAEFSARMEELRDRISEIEELAPKVQSDSGGSHVWVVEGEEAIVARILEMIQSAEKCVKLVGERPLFTLKCREILKRYLPEGVKLYALGTFERVCREEILALGGEIREIESYSNYTLIVDDSKLLMVYFDDGGVPHGLYTENEGIIHPHVHLFNLLWEHTG, from the coding sequence ATGGAGATAACAATTGACGAGGCTTTCGTTAACGCACTTAGAGATTACGGACTCACGACATACGAGGCGAAAGCATACTATGTGCTTCTTTCAGTTGGTGAGGCGAGCGCCGGGACGGTGGCAAAGCTGTCCGCAATTCCCCAGCAGCGCATTTATGACACGCTTTCATCACTTGAACGAAAGGGGTTCATACAGGTCAGGCACACAAATCCCAAAAAGTATGCACCACTCAGCGTTCGCAGGGCACTCGTTAACCGTATCAGACAGCTCAGTGCAGAGTTCAGCGCCAGAATGGAGGAGCTGAGGGATAGAATCAGCGAAATTGAAGAGCTTGCCCCAAAGGTTCAGAGCGATTCAGGCGGCTCCCACGTGTGGGTCGTTGAGGGGGAAGAAGCCATTGTCGCCAGAATACTCGAAATGATCCAGAGTGCAGAAAAATGCGTCAAGCTTGTGGGCGAAAGGCCCCTGTTCACACTGAAGTGCCGGGAAATACTGAAGAGGTATCTCCCGGAGGGTGTGAAACTCTACGCACTCGGAACGTTCGAACGGGTTTGCAGGGAGGAGATTCTTGCTCTTGGCGGAGAAATCAGGGAAATCGAATCATACAGCAACTACACGCTTATAGTGGATGACTCTAAACTTCTGATGGTGTATTTTGATGATGGAGGCGTTCCCCACGGACTTTACACTGAGAACGAGGGCATAATTCATCCTCACGTCCACCTCTTCAACCTGCTCTGGGAGCATACCGGATGA
- the moaC gene encoding cyclic pyranopterin monophosphate synthase MoaC → MFSHIDSEGKARMVDVSKKDDVLRVARAEGYILLRKETIRAIIENRVAKGNVLNTAVVAGTLAAKKTSELIPLCHPLQITSVSIDFEIYEDRIKAVCEVKYVGKTGVEMEALVGVTNALLTVWDMVKSIEKDENGQYPFTRITDVRVVEKIKEK, encoded by the coding sequence ATGTTCAGCCATATCGACAGCGAGGGTAAAGCGAGAATGGTCGATGTCAGCAAAAAGGATGATGTTCTGAGAGTTGCGAGGGCAGAAGGGTACATCCTGCTCAGGAAGGAGACCATCAGAGCAATCATTGAAAACAGGGTTGCAAAGGGAAATGTGCTGAACACGGCAGTTGTTGCAGGCACACTTGCAGCCAAGAAAACTTCAGAGCTGATACCCCTCTGCCATCCCCTTCAGATAACCTCGGTGTCCATCGATTTCGAAATTTACGAGGACAGGATAAAGGCGGTCTGCGAGGTAAAATACGTGGGAAAAACTGGAGTTGAGATGGAAGCGCTTGTTGGGGTTACCAATGCACTTCTCACAGTCTGGGATATGGTTAAATCTATCGAAAAGGACGAGAACGGCCAGTATCCATTTACGAGGATAACTGACGTCCGGGTCGTTGAGAAAATTAAGGAAAAGTAA
- a CDS encoding DUF1102 domain-containing protein — protein sequence MNKIIYLVMFSIAIALVSGLSADFRMYHAERNFTIAIVTDDQELIDLTPNQPYAFIDSDNGELIVRFDAENENYPGYGKGVSPDSKYVFDDVFCVSNDLWEENMTIGMDIDLSSELQGIVKIYSDKSDEGNTDPANATTNLHVVIENGDKACIGFVIDTTGIKTGDYTGEMTMHAYPYQE from the coding sequence ATGAACAAAATAATATACCTGGTGATGTTTTCCATCGCCATAGCACTTGTTTCAGGGCTTAGCGCCGACTTCAGAATGTACCATGCGGAAAGGAATTTCACAATAGCTATCGTAACAGATGACCAGGAACTTATCGATCTGACACCGAACCAGCCATACGCATTCATTGACAGTGACAATGGAGAACTCATAGTCAGGTTTGACGCAGAGAACGAGAATTACCCGGGATACGGAAAGGGTGTAAGCCCTGACTCGAAATACGTGTTCGACGATGTCTTCTGCGTCTCAAACGATCTCTGGGAAGAAAATATGACAATAGGGATGGACATCGATCTGTCCAGCGAACTACAGGGAATCGTGAAGATATACTCGGATAAAAGTGACGAGGGCAACACCGATCCTGCCAACGCAACAACCAACCTCCACGTTGTGATCGAGAATGGAGATAAGGCGTGCATAGGGTTCGTCATAGATACCACCGGCATAAAGACGGGCGATTACACCGGAGAAATGACTATGCATGCATACCCTTACCAGGAATAA
- a CDS encoding DUF1102 domain-containing protein, with protein MKAAITAVLIISFLLITGVSSHFKDYTANRGFRVQVVADDQELLRLVPNQPYAYIGQDGKLYIDISPSHPKYPGYGAGLSPDTLYAFDCMFYVKNTLWENQTVTFVVNSSSPSVMMYAPTSATAYSPETATQHLIFQLGWMEETCVGFVFDMRNGQMVGVSLNATI; from the coding sequence ATGAAAGCAGCGATAACAGCGGTCCTAATAATTTCATTTTTATTGATAACTGGGGTCAGCAGCCATTTCAAGGACTACACTGCAAACAGGGGTTTTCGTGTTCAGGTTGTTGCGGATGACCAGGAACTGCTCAGACTTGTCCCCAACCAGCCCTATGCATACATCGGGCAGGATGGAAAGCTGTACATAGATATCTCACCGTCCCATCCCAAGTATCCGGGATACGGAGCCGGTTTGAGTCCCGACACGCTGTACGCATTTGATTGCATGTTCTACGTGAAGAACACACTGTGGGAGAACCAGACAGTTACATTCGTCGTGAATTCATCATCTCCCAGCGTGATGATGTACGCGCCGACATCTGCAACAGCGTATTCTCCCGAGACTGCCACGCAACACCTGATATTCCAGCTTGGATGGATGGAAGAAACCTGTGTCGGTTTTGTATTCGATATGAGGAACGGACAGATGGTGGGGGTGTCCCTCAATGCCACAATCTAA